The Pseudomonas nunensis genome includes the window CGCCACGAACAGCAAGTACAGGGTGATGCTCCAGATCGTGGTGCGGCGCACTTCTTCGTTGCGCGTGGTGCGCAACTGCTGCTCCATGTCGATCACATCCTGGAACTGGGCACGGATTTCATCGGTCAGGCGCTTGCCGCGCCCGGCCTTGACCGCGCCGCGGTAGTCACCGCTGCTGCGCTGCAAATCGATCATCGATTGCGCGTAGGTGGCCCATTCGGTTTGCAGGGCCTGAAGGCGGCGCAAACGGTCGGTCTGCACCGGGTTATCAGCGGTCAGTTCGAGCAAGGTATTGAGGGCGACCGCGATTCTCGGCCTGGCCGTTTCGTAAGGGTCCAGGAAGTGCTCGTCACCGCTGAGCAGGAAACCGCGCATCCCGGTTTCCAGATCCACCGTCAGCTTCACCGCTTCATTGGCGTTATTGATCACCCGGTCGGTGTGCTCCACCCACTGGATGACCGACAACAGGTACGTGATCAGCGCTACAAAGAAAACCGCGCTGATTGCACCTACGCCAAGCGGCAAACTGACGTTGCGGCTCAGGAGTTTACGGAAGCGTTGCTCGTCAACCGAAGACGCAGAGGTCATGGGGAAGGCCTTGTCGAACTGTTGAAAACCAAGGAGTTTGCCCCAAAACGGCCCCATTGATCTAATTTTCTGACTGCTTTGTTAGCAAATTCCAGCAATTAACTGCTCTTGATCAATGCCGCGCGTTATCCTTGCCTATTGTTGTACAGCGATTGTTTTTTGCATCGGGTCGGGAACTTGTCGGGGTCTTGCATTTACTCAAGCAAGAGACCGGCGATTTCGATCGACCGCCGACCCGTAAATCCACCATTGAGAGCCCCTACTATGTCCTCCAACGCGTCCATCATTCTTGTCGTCGAAGACGATGCCATCGTGCGCATGCTGATCGTCGATGTGCTGGAGGAACTTGAATTCAAGGTTCTCGAAGCAGATGGCAGCGAGCAAGCCCTGGAGTTTCTCAATGACGAAGACCAGTACATCGACCTGATGATGACCGACGTCGGCCTGCCAGTGATGGATGGACGTGAACTGGCCACCCAGGCGCGGATGCTGCGCCCCGAACTGCCAATCCTGTTTGCCAGCGGGTATGCCGAAAGCATCGACGTGCCGGCGGGCATGCAGGTGATTGGCAAACCGTTTTCGATTGACCAGTTGCGGGACAAGGTAAAGGGCATGCTGGCTTGAGTGTTCAAATACGCTGAGGCTTCATCGCAACAACGATTGTCAGGATTCTCCAGACACGTATCCGCATCATGTGCCGCCTGAACTTGACGGCATGCCGTTTTGCAACACACTGCCCGTCCCCCAAACTAACAAACCAGCACACGACAATTCCGGAATTGATTAATCCGGGATTGTCGTGCCTGTTATTACTTCAACACTCCAACTTGGAAACAATCCGTCGAAGTAACTTGCTAGCCATAACTAACGCCAGATAATAACTTGCCCCTCAGCAGCGCACCGCTGCTTAATTAAAACACTTCACACCTATAACAAAACCGTTCAAGGATTGAACATGACCATGCTTAGCTTTTCGGCTGAATTAAAAAACGCCGACGAAAAAACCGCCATCATCGCAAAGATGACGGCACTGGAAAAACTATACCCTGCAAAGGTCACGATAGATGATCTGCTGGTCCCGCGCCTAATGGGATCTTCCTTGGATATTGCACACGAGAAAGAGCGCAGCGTACTGCTGGACATGATGAGCAGTCCCGAATTCATGCTTGTACGGCAGCTGTTCAGCATTCCCGAAGGTGCCATCCTTTACTGTGATACGAACAGAAACTTTTATATGAGTGTCGGTACTCAACGCAGAAATCTTGCACCGATCATGGATAACAACAGTTATCTAAGCCGCCGACTTGATGAACTATCCCTATTGGCGGAAAACTCTGGTGGCTGTGTCTATGCCGGCGCAACTATCAGCGTCGACCAATGGCATAACTTCCATGGAGTTCCGTTCCCAGAGCATTTAAAGCAGCATTTGGCAACGATCAAGCCTCAACGCTTCCCTCGAGCAAAAGGCGTTGTGCTCGGCAACTACATGGCCTTATTGGATCAACAATCGCCATCTTCTCTAACCCTGACCGACGCACAACGATCCCGACTCCAGCCTCCGAAAACACTGGATGAAACAATGCTCTATCGTCTACTGGATCGCTCACGTACAGCGCAGGCTATCCGCTTCGATGCGCGCTCGGCGCTGGAATCGGGTTTGAAAAGCTCCAGGGCCAAGAGTCACGCACGTGACATTCTCAACAGTGTCGAGTGGTACGGTTCCGGCTTCGGGCAGACGGCATCGGATGAAGACCTGAACCTGCTGCTGATGGCGCGCATCCTGCTCGACATCAACCCGGCCATCGGGCAAGAGCTCGAAGAGCATCGACTGTTCGGGTTTGAGCTTTATTACCCTGGCTACGTCGAACTGAACCGCGAGCAGGTACTGCGCAAGTTTGAGGAGCACTTGATTGCCCAGGGCAAGGCCGATGCCCTGACGGCACCGGTGATCGCCCACCTGTTACTCGCCACCTGTGCTCCCGAGTGCGTGGTCAAGGATATTCCCGACTCGCTACCGTTGGGCTCCACGGGTTGGGCAACTTTCGTGAACGCCGCAGCGTATATCGAAATGCTCTCGCCGGGAGCCTGCTGCGTCATGACTTATAGAGACGTGATGTATTTTGCTGATAGCTATTTGACCGGCGCCAGGCAAGACACTCTTTACTGCAGCTTGATGGTCAAGCCGATGCTGAATTGGGCGGCGATGAACAATTTGATCCCCTACAGCGCCGAGGGGGATTACAACGCGCAACATTTGATCGACGCCAGTGGCGCGCACGATCGATACATTGATCAGATGACAGCCGCTACCCAGGCCCTGAGTACGCCGTTGCCAACGCGAGAATCCGTGGCTCGTAAAGAACTTGAACGGGTTATCCCGTATGCGGCCCGCGATATCGACAGAAAGAGCATCCGTGAACATATCCTGCCGGACCTCGCCCAGCAAAACGCAAAACGCCCTTTCCAATATTCTGTGCTGGACTTGTACCAGTCAGACGACCTGTTACAGAAAAACGGTAATGGCTCTTTCTCCTGGAATTTTTATCACGACCGCACTATCAACTGGCTGGACGATGCAACCCTGCTCAAACGCCTGGGCACGGTGACATCCTTGTTTCCACCTGCGTTCGACAGCTACTACGATTCCCTGCAAAAAGCTCTGAATACCAACCTGAGGGTTGCCCTTTCGCGGCTTCCGATGAAGGAGCGTATCGCGTTTGAATATGGTGCCGTTTACCTGTACCTGGTCCGCATGCGCGACAACCAGCCGCGCATCGATGAAACACCTGAAACCCAGGAAAGAGCCAGGGCGCGTTACGGCGTCGTGATCAGTTCGACCTATAAGGGCCACACGAGCAGTTACGAGTTGTTCACCATCCGGGCACTGTTGCAAAAACAACCGGCGCTGGATGGCCTGTTCAACGATCCCGCCAATCGGTACCAACGGCGCCTGTCGGAAAAAGAGGCACGCCGGGTGGCCTATATGGGCGGCTCCGGGACAACCTACGATAAGGATGAACTGTGGAGCGGCGTCCGTTCGCAGGACAAGGATGTGTTTTTCGGCGGGCACCTGCCGTTGGATGAAGCCGCCTACTTCACCGGTTCCCTGCCGCGAAACACAGTCAGCGCATGGTTATTGCTAGAAAAGGATTGGCGCTCGTTGCAATCCGAAATTACCGGGCCAACCAAGCGTAGCCCCATGGAAACCTTCAACTCTCCACGAGTTGAGATGTTGTTCAAAGCAATACTTGAACGCTGCCCTGTCGCAACCCGGGATGAGTTGTACGAAACCGCCAAAGGCATCTCCATACTGGAAGCGCAACGACAACAGTCCTCGGACCAACTTCATCAAGTCCTGAACCTGATTATTCCGTTCAAAGGCTGCATTGAGGACATCACCTCCGGCGATCCCGAGCGCGAGGCGGCGGGTGCGCTCAGTTGTGTATTCGACGGCATAGCGGTGATGGGCGCGGTGTTGGGCGCTGCACCCAAGATGCTGTCGATTGCCGCCAGGACCGGGTCAGCTTCGTCTAAAGCATTCAGCTTCGCCAAGGCCGGCTCTGCGTTTGTCACTTCGTTGATCAACCCTTTGGATGGCATGCCGGACTTGGTCAACAAGGGCAGCAAGCTGCTGCACAAGGGTAATGTTTTGCTTTCGAAGAGGGGTCGACGCGCAGTCAGCGATGCGGTGGAAAACCTGAGACAAGGCAACTCTGTCGATGAATCGGCACAGGCGCTCAAGGCCCTGACATTTCCGGATGTCAAACGGGTGCAATGGATCGGACGCGATGATGCCGACAGCCTGTTCAACCTGCTGATTATAAAAAGAGGCAGCGACTGGTATTCGCTGGACTTGAATACCTTGCTACCCCGAGGCCCGAAACTGTCGCAAACGCAGTTACAGTTTGTAGCGTGATCGCTCTCAGGGAGGTCACCGCCTCACGTTTCTGGGTTCCTGTGGTTTAATTGCGCCCTTTTGCTCCACCCCCATCGTCCGCCGCAAAGGAACACGTTCATGAGTCAGCCCACAACCAAAGTCCTGGTCATTGGTTACGTCTGGCCCGAACCCCGCTCTTCGGCGGCCAGTGGGCATGTGATGCAGATTCTCGAGACATTTTTGCAGGAAGGTTGGGACATCACGTTCAGCAGCCCGGCGGGTGTCGGCGAGCATAAGGCCGACCTCGCCGCGCTGGGTATCCGGGAATGTGCGATCGAGCTGAATAACAGCAGTTTCGACGCCTTTATCAGCGAATTAGCCCCGGATATCGTGCTGTTCGACCAGTTCATGATGGAAGAACAGTTCGGCTGGCGCGTGGAGAAACACTGCCCCGACGCGTTGCGCGTGCTGGAGACGTCCGACCTGCAAAGCCTGCGGCACGCCAGGCACCAGCGGCTCAAGGACCGTTTGAAGGCCAGCAGCGACGAAAACGACTTCAGCGATCTGTTTGCTCCGGCGTTGCGCGAGGAATTCGAGTTGATGGCCGGCACGGACCTCGCCAAACGCGAGATTGCCGCGCTGTATCGCTGCGACCTGAGCCTGATGATTTCACCGGTGGAAATCGAGTTGCTGGTCGACCAGTTCAAGTTGCCACGGGACTTGCTGCACTGGTGTCCGTTAATGCCCGACATGCCGACAACGGCCCACACGGCGTTTGAAGATCGTGCGCATTTTCTCAGCATCGGCAACTTCCGCCACGCGCCGAACTGGGACGCGGTGCTCTGGATGAAAAACTCGGTGTGGCCGTTGATCCGTCAACAATTGCCCGGCGCGCAACTGCATCTTTACGGCGCCTACACCCCGCCCAAGGCCACGGCCCTGCACAATCCGGCGCAGGGCTTCCACATCATGAACTGGGCGGAGGATGCGTTGCAGGTGATGTCAGCCGCGCGAATCTGCCTGGCGCCGCTGCGGTTTGGCGCAGGAATCAAGGGCAAAATCGTCGACGCCATGCTCTGTGGCACGCCCACCGTAACCACGCCGATTGGCGCTGAGGGCATGAGCGACGGGCTGCCGTGGCCGGGTGTTATTGCAGAGTCAGCCGAAGCGCTTGCCGCTGCGGCTGTTGCGCTGTATCAGGACAAGACGTTGTGGACCGAAGCTCAGGAGCATGGCGACCAATTGCTGGCGGCCCAGTACCGCCAATCGCAACACGGCCCGGCGCTGATTGAGCGCTTGCAAGCCTGTCGTCGTGACTTGGCCGAACGGCGTCGCGACAACTTCACTGGCGCCATGCTTCGCCATCATGCGCACAAAAGCACGCAGTACATGGCGCAGTGGATCGAGGCGAAAAATCGCCACATCGAGTCATCCGTTTCGGATTCTCGTGGGTGATTTTTGACGTGAGGTAGCTGGCTTAACGCTATGTTTATGTGGATGTTTCTGCACATTGATTAATCCAGTTCCGTCTTCTAGGCTTTGGTCACGAATCAATCAAATCTCGCTCCCACGGACAGGGAGCCGAGCCAAAGGCAGGAGCCTTGGAACATGCCCAACACCCCCACTTCCAATGTCGACAAGCAACGCTGGATGAGTAAAGTCCCCGACATTGACCGTTTGAAACTCACCGACCTTATCTGGCCCGGCACGCACAACTCGGGCATGGACAAGAAAGCCCGCAATTATGAGGTGATCCTGGGCAACTGGACCACCTGCCAGAACGATTCGTTTGCCTGGCAACTGGCCAACGGGGCCCGCGCCTTCGATCTGCGCCTGGGTTACCGCGCGGGCTCCCCCCACGGTACGTTCTACTTCCATCACAACGGCTACCAATCCCTGCGGGTGCTGGGTGAACTGATCGACGCGGTGAATGATTTCCTGGATCGCAACCCGGATGAATTCATCATTCTCGACTTTCATCAGTTGCGCGACGGTAACCGGCACTTCGATTTTGCGCAGTTCAACGATGTGCTGACGCAACGCCTCGGGGCGCGAGCCATCTCCCCCGAAGACGAAGACAAGACCCTGGGCGAACTCAAGGCTGCCAGCAGTAAAAAACGCCTGATCATGGCAGCCAGTGGTTCCGTGGAGCTGGACATTGACGTGTTCTGGATACGCGTTCCCCATCACTGGAGTGGCACGCGACTGACTGACATCAGCGATCTGCGCTCGCATATCGTTCGAACCCTGGAAGCGCCCCGCCGCGACGATTACTTCTGGTCACTGACCGCCACCAGCTACTCATTCCTCGGTGGGCCGGTGGACATCAAGCAGCACATCAATGAATGGTTTCATTCGTCGCTGGACTGGGTGACCCGCTGCAGCATCATCAGCACCGACTTTTTCGATGAGTCCGAGATCGTCGGTTACTGCTGGGTTGCCAACAGCATGAAGGCAGCACCCAGGGTGTCTTGAATCGAGATGCTGGCGCTTTCAGCCGTGAAAGAGGCATCATCAAGTCGCAAAAACAATAACAGTGCGGTGCCATGAGCCGATCAGCCAGAATTACCGATCCTTCCTACGAGTTGATGGACGATCACAACGGATTGTCCATCATCTATCGCCAGCATGGTTTTCCCTGCCCGCTGGTGCGCTGGCATTTCCACAAGGAATACGAACTGCACCTGATCGTGGCCAGTTCCGGCAAGGTGTTCATCGGCGATTACATCGGCAACTTCTATCCGGAAACCCTGTTCCTGACCGGCCCCAACCTGCCGCACAACTGGATCAGCCAGGTGGCCGAAGATGAAGTGGTGCCCAAGCGCGACATGCTGGTCAACTTCACTGACGAGTTGTTCGACAGCGGCCATCTGGTGTTTGCCGAACTCAAGACCCTGACACCGCTACTGGAACGTGCGAAGTACGGCATCGAGTTCCGCTGCAAGCGCACGATCCGCCAGGCCATGACCCTGATGCAGCGTATTGCCGACACCAAAGGCGTGACCCGGCTCGGGCATTTCTTCATTTTGCTGGAGTTGCTTGCGGCGTCCGACGATTTCCAGTTGCTGTCCGGTGCGACGACGGGGCAACTGGCGGATGAGCACAACGTTGACCGCACCAACCGGGCGGTGGACTATATTTTTGCTCACTACGCCCGGGAGCTGCCGCTGGAAGAAGTCGCCGAGCATCTGGGCATGAAGCCGACGTATTTCAGCCGGGTATTCAAGCAGGCCACCGGGCGCTGTTTCATCGAGTTCGTCAATCGCCTGCGGATCAGCAAATCCTGCGAACTGCTGGCCGATGGCGACAAACCGGTTACCGATGTGTGTTTCGAGTCGGGCTTCAACAATATTTCCAATTTCAACCGGCGCTTTCAGCAACTCAAGGGCATGACTCCTTCGCATTACCGGCGGCTGGCGGTACAGCGGTTGACCGAGCAAAACCTCGGTTAACCGCCTTTTTGTAGGAGCGAGGCTTGCCCGCGAAGGCAATTTGTCTGATACACCGCCTTCGCGGGCAAGCCTCGCTCCTACAAGATCAAAACCAATACGGATTCCATACCGGCCAATCGCCAGGCAACCGTCCCATACGCCTCTCCCTCCAAACACCAGTGCAAAAAAGTATCGATTCAAGTGTTACGGATGATTTGTCACATCCTCAATTGAAGGCTGTAATCAGTGCACATTCTTCCTGCCGTCGGAAGACACAAAAACAATAACCGTCCTTCTGTCCCTCCTGGGCTCAGAAAAGGAGTGCACGATGCAACCTTCTGTAAAAGCTCTGCTTGCCCTCACCTGCATGACCCTCAGCAGCGTCAGCCTCGGCGCTCAGACCCTGACCATCGCCACCGTCAACAACAGCGACATGATCCGCATGCAAAAGCTCTCGAAAACGTTCGAGACCGAGCATCCGGACATCAAGCTCAATTGGGTGGTGCTCGAAGAAAACGTCCTGCGCCAACGACTGACCACCGACATTGCCACTCAGGGCGGACAATTCGATGTGCTGACCATCGGCATGTACGAAGCTGCACTTTGGGGCGGTAAAGGCTGGCTGGAACCGATGAAGGATTTGCCGGCCAGTTACGCCCTCGACGACGTGTTTCCATCGGTGCGTGAAGGTCTGTCGGTCAAGGGTTCGTTGTATGCCCTGCCGTTCTACGCCGAAAGCTCGATTACCTATTACCGCACCGACCTGTTCAAGGACGCCGGGCTGACCATGCCTGAGCATCCGACCTGGACCCAGATCAGCGAATTCGCCAGCAAACTCACCAACAAAGATAAAGAGCAGTACGGCATCTGCCTGCGCGGCAAGGCCGGTTGGGGCGAGAACATGGCACTGATCACCACTGTCGCCAACTCCTTCGGCGCACGCTGGTTCGATGAGAAGTGGCAACCGGAATTCAACGGTCCAGAGTGGAAAAACGCCCTGAACTTCTACGTCAAGACCATGAAGGATTCAGGCCCGCCGGGCGCCTCCAGCAACGGTTTCAACGAAAACCTGGCGCTGTTCAACAGCGGCAAATGCGCGATCTGGGTCGATGCCAGCGTCGCCGGTTCGTTTGTGACCGACAAGACTCAAAGCAAGGTCAGCGAGCACGTAGGCTTCACTTACGCACCGCACGAAACAACCGACAAGGGCTCGGCCTGGTTGTACTCCTGGGCACTCGCAATTCCGACCAGTTCCAAAGCGAAGGACGCAGCAAAAACCTTCAGCGCCTGGGCCACTTCCAAGGAATACGGCGCACTGGTTGCCGAGAAAGACGGCATCGCCAACGTACCGCCTGGTACCCGAGCTTCGACCTACAGCGACGCGTACATGAAAGCCGCGCCGTTCGCCAAAGTGACCCTCGAGTCGCTGAAAGCTGCCGACCCGAGCAAGCCGAGCATCAAGCCTGTGCCTTACATCGGCATCCAGTTGGTGACCATTCCTGAATTCCAGGGCATCGGTACGCAGGTTGGCAAGTCGTTCTCGGCAGCGCTGATCGGCCAGACCACGGTCGATCAGGCCCTTGCCGCCGCCCAGCAAACCACCGAACGTGAGATGAAGCGCGCCGGTTATCCCAAGTAACCCGCGCCCTCTGTAGGAGCGATTTTGTGGCGAGGGAGCTTGCTCCCGCTCGACTGCGAAGCAGTCGCAAAGCTTTTGGGGCCGCTTCGCGACCCAGCGGGAGCAAGCTCCCTCGCCACACAAGCCTCGCTCCTACAGTTGATCTTCACCTGCCTGTTCCCAATCGGTTTTAACGCCATGAATATTTCAACTGCCAAAGCTCAAATGGACATTCCCCAACCGGTGCGTAAAAGCCGGTTGTCCAACCCCGGCTGGTTTCTGGTCAGTCCTTCGGTAGCGATGTTGCTGCTCTGGATGATCGTGCCGCTGGGCATGACCCTGTACTTCTCGGTAATTCGCTACAACCTGCTCAACCCCGGCGAGAACGAGTTCGTGGGGCTGGAGAACTTCACCTATTTCCTGACCGACTCGGGCTTCCTGCCGGGCGCCACCAACACCCTGTTACTGGTGGGCAGCGTGCTGCTGATCAGCGTGGTGTTCGGCGTGTTGATCAGTGCGTTGCTGGAGGCCAGTGAGTTTCTTGGTCGCGGCATCGTGCGGGTCATGCTGATCTCGCCGTTCTTCATCATGCCCACCGTCGGTGCGCTGATCTGGAAGAACCTGATTTTCCATCCGGTGTCGGGGATTCTCGCCTACGTCTGGAAACTGTTCGGCGCGCAGCCGGTGGACTGGCTCGCACACTACCCGCTGCTGTCGATCATCATCATTGTGTCCTGGCAATGGCTGCCCTTCGCGATCCTGATCCTGATGACCGCCATGCAGTCCCTAGACCAGGAACAGAAAGAAGCCGCGCGCCTCGACGGTGCCGGCCCGGTCGCGATCTTCTGGCACCTGACCCTGCCGCACCTGGCACGGCCGATTGCAGTGGTAGTGATGATCGAAACGATCTTCCTGCTCTCGGTGTTCGCCGAAATCTTCACCACCACCAACGGTGGCCCCGGCTACGCGTCGACCAACCTCGCCTACCTGATCTACAACCAGGCGCTGGTGCAGTTCGATGTCGGCATGGCGTCCGCCGGCGGTTTGATCGCGGTGGTGATTGCCAACGTCGCGGCCATCGTGCTGGTGCGCATGATCGGCAAAAACCTGACAGACAAAGCCTGAGGCCCGCGCCATGACTCTTCAACAATCCCGCCGTCTGCAAAGCCTGCTGCTCGGCACCCTGGCCTGGGCCATCGCGATCCTGATCTTCTTCCCGATCTTCTGGATGGTGTTGACCAGTTTCAAAACCGAAATCGACGCGTTCGCCACGCCGCCGCAGTTCATCTTCACGCCGACGCTGGAGAACTACCTGCACATCAACGAGCGCAGCGACTACTTCAGCTTCGCCTGGAACTCGGTGGTGATTTCCTTCAGCGCAACCGCTCTGTGCCTGCTGATCGCGGTGCCGGCGGCCTACTCGATGGCGTTCTACGAAACCAAGCGCACCAAAGGCACGCTGCTGTGGATGCTCTCCACCAAAATGTTGCCGCCGGTGGGCGTGCTGATGCCGATCTACCTGCTGGCCAAGAGTTTCGGCCTGCTCGATACGCGTATCGCGCTGATCGTCATCTACACGCTGATCAACCTGCCGATCGTGGTCTGGATGATTTACACCTACTTCAAGGACATCCCGAAAGACATCCTCGAAGCCGCACGCCTCGACGGGGCAACCCTGTGGCAGGAAATGGTCCGGGTGCTGCTGCCGATCGCCAAGGGTGGTCTGGCTTCCACGGTGTTGCTGTCGCTGATCCTGTGCTGGAACGAAGCGTTCTGGTCCTTGAACCTGACCTCGTCCAAAGCCGCGCCGCTGACCGCATTGATCGCCTCCTACTCAAGCCCCGAAGGTTTGTTCTGGGCCAAGTTGTCGGCCGTATCGACCCTGGCGTGTGCGCCGATCCTGATCTTCGGCTGGATCAGCCAGAAACAACTGGTTCGCGGCCTGT containing:
- a CDS encoding carbohydrate ABC transporter permease gives rise to the protein MTLQQSRRLQSLLLGTLAWAIAILIFFPIFWMVLTSFKTEIDAFATPPQFIFTPTLENYLHINERSDYFSFAWNSVVISFSATALCLLIAVPAAYSMAFYETKRTKGTLLWMLSTKMLPPVGVLMPIYLLAKSFGLLDTRIALIVIYTLINLPIVVWMIYTYFKDIPKDILEAARLDGATLWQEMVRVLLPIAKGGLASTVLLSLILCWNEAFWSLNLTSSKAAPLTALIASYSSPEGLFWAKLSAVSTLACAPILIFGWISQKQLVRGLSFGAVK
- a CDS encoding phospholipase, with the translated sequence MPNTPTSNVDKQRWMSKVPDIDRLKLTDLIWPGTHNSGMDKKARNYEVILGNWTTCQNDSFAWQLANGARAFDLRLGYRAGSPHGTFYFHHNGYQSLRVLGELIDAVNDFLDRNPDEFIILDFHQLRDGNRHFDFAQFNDVLTQRLGARAISPEDEDKTLGELKAASSKKRLIMAASGSVELDIDVFWIRVPHHWSGTRLTDISDLRSHIVRTLEAPRRDDYFWSLTATSYSFLGGPVDIKQHINEWFHSSLDWVTRCSIISTDFFDESEIVGYCWVANSMKAAPRVS
- a CDS encoding AraC family transcriptional regulator; the encoded protein is MSRSARITDPSYELMDDHNGLSIIYRQHGFPCPLVRWHFHKEYELHLIVASSGKVFIGDYIGNFYPETLFLTGPNLPHNWISQVAEDEVVPKRDMLVNFTDELFDSGHLVFAELKTLTPLLERAKYGIEFRCKRTIRQAMTLMQRIADTKGVTRLGHFFILLELLAASDDFQLLSGATTGQLADEHNVDRTNRAVDYIFAHYARELPLEEVAEHLGMKPTYFSRVFKQATGRCFIEFVNRLRISKSCELLADGDKPVTDVCFESGFNNISNFNRRFQQLKGMTPSHYRRLAVQRLTEQNLG
- a CDS encoding glycosyltransferase, producing MSQPTTKVLVIGYVWPEPRSSAASGHVMQILETFLQEGWDITFSSPAGVGEHKADLAALGIRECAIELNNSSFDAFISELAPDIVLFDQFMMEEQFGWRVEKHCPDALRVLETSDLQSLRHARHQRLKDRLKASSDENDFSDLFAPALREEFELMAGTDLAKREIAALYRCDLSLMISPVEIELLVDQFKLPRDLLHWCPLMPDMPTTAHTAFEDRAHFLSIGNFRHAPNWDAVLWMKNSVWPLIRQQLPGAQLHLYGAYTPPKATALHNPAQGFHIMNWAEDALQVMSAARICLAPLRFGAGIKGKIVDAMLCGTPTVTTPIGAEGMSDGLPWPGVIAESAEALAAAAVALYQDKTLWTEAQEHGDQLLAAQYRQSQHGPALIERLQACRRDLAERRRDNFTGAMLRHHAHKSTQYMAQWIEAKNRHIESSVSDSRG
- a CDS encoding carbohydrate ABC transporter permease, which codes for MDIPQPVRKSRLSNPGWFLVSPSVAMLLLWMIVPLGMTLYFSVIRYNLLNPGENEFVGLENFTYFLTDSGFLPGATNTLLLVGSVLLISVVFGVLISALLEASEFLGRGIVRVMLISPFFIMPTVGALIWKNLIFHPVSGILAYVWKLFGAQPVDWLAHYPLLSIIIIVSWQWLPFAILILMTAMQSLDQEQKEAARLDGAGPVAIFWHLTLPHLARPIAVVVMIETIFLLSVFAEIFTTTNGGPGYASTNLAYLIYNQALVQFDVGMASAGGLIAVVIANVAAIVLVRMIGKNLTDKA
- a CDS encoding response regulator encodes the protein MSSNASIILVVEDDAIVRMLIVDVLEELEFKVLEADGSEQALEFLNDEDQYIDLMMTDVGLPVMDGRELATQARMLRPELPILFASGYAESIDVPAGMQVIGKPFSIDQLRDKVKGMLA
- a CDS encoding ABC transporter substrate-binding protein, translating into MQPSVKALLALTCMTLSSVSLGAQTLTIATVNNSDMIRMQKLSKTFETEHPDIKLNWVVLEENVLRQRLTTDIATQGGQFDVLTIGMYEAALWGGKGWLEPMKDLPASYALDDVFPSVREGLSVKGSLYALPFYAESSITYYRTDLFKDAGLTMPEHPTWTQISEFASKLTNKDKEQYGICLRGKAGWGENMALITTVANSFGARWFDEKWQPEFNGPEWKNALNFYVKTMKDSGPPGASSNGFNENLALFNSGKCAIWVDASVAGSFVTDKTQSKVSEHVGFTYAPHETTDKGSAWLYSWALAIPTSSKAKDAAKTFSAWATSKEYGALVAEKDGIANVPPGTRASTYSDAYMKAAPFAKVTLESLKAADPSKPSIKPVPYIGIQLVTIPEFQGIGTQVGKSFSAALIGQTTVDQALAAAQQTTEREMKRAGYPK